Proteins from a genomic interval of Chitinophagales bacterium:
- a CDS encoding 6-phosphofructokinase has protein sequence MKNSSVHREDIHIDGKPLVIERDILKAFAERKEAFPSVVKRLKKSEGKEYYHNPRSEKAIGFYRNNESQILATADYKILKSFQDAGLPIPVFLEAGPREMLHHSPSEINVAIVTTGGLAPGLNAVVHAIVKRHCKTYGMSMQGNIWGIRDGFKGLLNIPGHKMVLNDDITSEWLNAGGSKLGCVRYAHKEGMADLVEKISDNLESNRIRILYVIGGDGSQEVAHAIAHSNKKVSVIGLPKTMDNDVLWANPSFGFNTAVGKASHIIEDLHTEAKSTRRIGIIQFFGAESGFVAAFASLANGQVNTALIPEAFAPLSGKALQKYWDDIIEDLRFKVTDRSPEDHALIVVAEGVAKVLEDKKFEILGERVDSKKGNFIELFQKEINLKIKNSQSEQMSVFTNEPRHNIRSVPPDAFDQIHCELLGSMAVDAALAGFTDCMPSKWLDQYVLVPLELVIGHQKGIDVKGLLWKTLVNSIAQPHPIDVE, from the coding sequence GACGGTAAACCATTGGTCATCGAAAGAGACATCTTGAAGGCCTTTGCAGAAAGAAAAGAAGCCTTTCCATCTGTGGTAAAACGCCTCAAAAAATCCGAAGGAAAGGAATATTATCACAATCCCAGAAGTGAGAAAGCCATTGGTTTTTATCGAAATAATGAATCGCAAATATTGGCAACGGCTGATTACAAAATCTTGAAATCATTTCAAGATGCGGGCTTACCTATTCCCGTTTTTTTGGAAGCAGGACCGCGTGAAATGTTGCACCACTCTCCCTCCGAAATCAATGTGGCAATTGTGACCACAGGCGGTTTGGCCCCTGGCCTCAATGCGGTGGTTCACGCCATTGTGAAGCGTCACTGCAAAACCTATGGCATGAGTATGCAGGGCAATATTTGGGGCATTCGGGACGGATTCAAGGGTTTGCTAAATATTCCTGGCCACAAAATGGTATTGAACGATGATATCACCAGTGAATGGCTCAATGCAGGAGGCTCAAAGTTGGGCTGTGTGCGGTATGCCCACAAAGAAGGAATGGCCGATTTGGTCGAAAAAATCAGCGACAACTTGGAAAGCAACCGTATTCGTATTTTGTATGTTATTGGAGGGGATGGCTCTCAGGAGGTTGCTCACGCAATTGCTCACTCCAATAAAAAAGTCAGCGTCATTGGTTTACCCAAAACAATGGACAATGATGTGCTTTGGGCCAATCCTTCTTTTGGCTTCAATACGGCGGTAGGAAAGGCCAGTCACATCATTGAAGACCTACATACCGAAGCAAAATCTACCCGCCGAATTGGTATCATTCAGTTTTTTGGAGCAGAATCGGGCTTTGTAGCGGCTTTTGCTTCTTTAGCCAATGGACAGGTCAATACGGCTTTGATACCAGAGGCATTTGCGCCTTTATCAGGCAAAGCATTGCAGAAGTATTGGGATGATATCATCGAAGATCTTCGCTTCAAAGTGACCGATCGTTCTCCAGAAGATCACGCCTTGATTGTTGTTGCAGAAGGTGTGGCAAAGGTTTTGGAAGACAAAAAGTTCGAAATCTTAGGAGAAAGAGTTGATTCCAAAAAAGGGAATTTTATTGAGTTGTTTCAAAAGGAAATTAACTTAAAAATCAAAAATTCTCAAAGTGAACAGATGAGTGTGTTCACCAACGAACCTCGACACAATATCCGTTCTGTTCCACCAGATGCGTTTGACCAGATTCACTGTGAATTATTGGGCTCTATGGCGGTTGACGCAGCACTAGCTGGTTTTACGGACTGTATGCCTTCAAAGTGGCTCGATCAGTATGTACTCGTTCCTTTGGAGTTGGTGATTGGGCATCAAAAAGGAATTGATGTGAAGGGATTGCTGTGGAAAACATTGGTTAACAGTATTGCTCAGCCACATCCTATTGATGTAGAGTAA
- a CDS encoding carboxypeptidase-like regulatory domain-containing protein — protein MMNELVMNKYLQLYIFLFLALITLNLSAQDEHIYGKVTDRNDRPVYGATVNNRYTGEGTTTDFNGNFTLYMSPGRMNIVEFSYIGKETQIEQFYLRRGDVREVNITFWDLDVLLDEVVVIGQQYGRSPIPVVRLNPPDFESIPTVSGNIEDILPMLGGTVSNNELSSQYSVRGGNYDENLVYVNDFQVYRPFLVRAGQQEGLSFINPDLVQGLEFSAGGFEARYGDKLSSVLDVKYKNPKAGSSNGSAYASLLGVGAHLQGANTGGNLSYLAGVRYKSNKYLLNSLPVQGAYNPSFTDFQALVSYKFDEAWELEWLTNYASNRYELAPDSSRTSFGTFNDALELRVFFEGQERDRYKNWMNGLSLNYLSNDDRLQLKFMGSYYDINEIEAFDIEGAYLIGSVETDFSQEDVGEINNVLGVGVYHDFARNQLKSNISNVGHRGYLDINGGEHYLRWGVDFQHEEIEDRLNEWFTTDSSRYNIPYNGTEVRLNEVLKTNINLSSNRLMGFVQDDFSLWTGENDELAVSAGVRFNYWDLNKELLLSPRIQIGFQPTLKKRESDSEENLIERSWNLRLAGGLYQQPAFYRELRNFEGEINRDLKAQKSLHLVLGSDYVFNMWQRPFKFTTELYYKEMWDLVPYDLDNLLIRYFAENKAVGYAAGVDFRLNGEFVPGTDSWISLSVMQTKEDLKDDFYLQFLNSAGQDILRSDDKEIVDTLNVEVGYVRRPTDQRVTFGMFFQDYIPGNEKLKMHLRLLFGTGLATNPPNSSPRLRGFFQIPSYRRIDIGFSAMLFDFQDMRQRMYEKHPLRRFQSVWASLEIFNLLGVNNTVSYSYIKALAADGSGEVIYSVPNQLTARRVNLRLMVKF, from the coding sequence ATGATGAACGAATTAGTAATGAACAAATACCTACAACTATATATTTTCCTGTTTTTAGCACTTATCACCCTCAATCTTTCGGCACAAGATGAACACATCTATGGAAAGGTGACGGATAGAAACGACAGACCTGTTTATGGAGCTACTGTTAATAACCGCTATACAGGAGAAGGAACAACTACGGACTTCAATGGCAATTTTACACTCTATATGTCTCCAGGAAGAATGAACATTGTAGAATTTAGCTATATAGGTAAGGAAACACAAATAGAACAATTTTACTTACGCAGAGGAGATGTGCGTGAGGTCAATATCACTTTTTGGGATTTGGATGTTTTGCTGGATGAAGTAGTCGTTATAGGTCAGCAATATGGCCGTTCCCCCATTCCTGTTGTAAGGTTAAACCCCCCTGATTTTGAATCCATCCCAACTGTCAGCGGCAATATTGAAGATATTTTACCCATGCTTGGAGGCACGGTTTCCAACAATGAGCTGAGTTCGCAGTATTCGGTTCGTGGAGGAAATTACGATGAAAACTTGGTGTATGTCAATGATTTTCAGGTGTATCGTCCGTTTTTAGTGCGAGCAGGACAACAGGAAGGATTGAGTTTTATCAATCCCGATTTGGTGCAAGGATTGGAGTTTTCGGCAGGTGGTTTTGAAGCGAGATATGGCGACAAGTTATCTTCGGTATTGGATGTGAAATACAAAAACCCAAAAGCGGGTTCTTCAAATGGTTCTGCCTATGCAAGTTTGTTGGGTGTTGGAGCGCATTTGCAGGGAGCAAACACAGGCGGCAATTTGTCTTATTTGGCAGGTGTTCGGTACAAATCCAACAAGTATTTGTTGAACTCACTCCCCGTACAGGGGGCTTACAATCCATCCTTTACCGATTTTCAGGCTTTGGTTAGCTACAAATTTGACGAAGCATGGGAATTGGAATGGCTTACCAATTATGCCAGCAATCGCTATGAATTGGCTCCCGATTCTTCTCGTACAAGTTTTGGTACGTTCAACGATGCACTGGAATTGAGGGTGTTTTTTGAAGGACAAGAGCGGGATCGCTACAAAAACTGGATGAATGGTTTGAGTCTTAATTATTTGTCGAATGACGATAGGCTGCAATTGAAGTTCATGGGTTCGTATTACGACATCAATGAGATTGAAGCTTTTGACATTGAAGGAGCGTATCTAATTGGTTCGGTCGAAACGGATTTTAGTCAAGAGGATGTAGGTGAAATCAACAATGTATTGGGAGTGGGTGTTTACCACGATTTTGCACGCAATCAATTGAAATCCAATATTTCTAATGTAGGACACCGAGGTTATTTAGACATCAATGGAGGCGAGCATTACCTTCGATGGGGGGTGGATTTTCAACATGAAGAAATTGAAGACCGTCTAAACGAATGGTTTACTACTGATTCTTCTCGCTACAATATTCCCTACAATGGCACAGAAGTTCGATTGAATGAAGTGTTGAAAACCAATATCAACTTGTCTTCCAACCGTTTGATGGGTTTTGTGCAGGACGATTTTTCGTTGTGGACGGGAGAAAACGATGAATTGGCAGTGTCGGCAGGAGTTCGCTTCAATTATTGGGATTTGAACAAAGAATTGTTGCTCAGTCCTCGTATTCAAATTGGTTTTCAACCGACTTTGAAAAAACGTGAATCTGATTCCGAAGAAAACCTGATAGAGCGTAGTTGGAACCTGCGATTGGCGGGAGGGCTGTATCAGCAACCTGCTTTTTACCGAGAATTGCGAAATTTTGAAGGAGAAATCAACCGAGATTTGAAGGCGCAAAAATCCCTTCATCTTGTGTTGGGGAGTGATTATGTCTTCAATATGTGGCAGCGTCCCTTCAAATTCACTACCGAACTCTACTACAAAGAAATGTGGGATTTGGTGCCTTATGATTTAGACAACTTGTTGATTCGCTATTTTGCAGAAAACAAGGCAGTTGGATATGCAGCAGGAGTTGATTTTCGATTGAATGGAGAGTTTGTACCTGGCACAGATTCATGGATCAGTCTTTCGGTGATGCAAACCAAAGAGGACTTGAAAGATGATTTTTACCTGCAATTTCTAAACTCAGCAGGGCAGGATATTTTGAGAAGTGATGACAAAGAAATTGTAGATACGCTGAATGTGGAGGTGGGTTATGTGCGCCGACCGACCGATCAAAGGGTGACTTTCGGGATGTTTTTTCAAGACTACATTCCCGGCAATGAAAAGTTGAAGATGCACCTTCGTTTATTGTTCGGTACGGGTTTGGCAACAAATCCGCCAAATAGCAGTCCTCGTTTGCGTGGTTTCTTCCAAATTCCTTCTTACCGCCGTATTGACATCGGTTTTTCTGCCATGCTTTTCGACTTTCAAGATATGCGCCAACGGATGTATGAAAAACACCCTCTCCGACGCTTTCAAAGTGTCTGGGCTTCTCTCGAAATCTTCAATCTTTTGGGTGTAAACAATACGGTGTCTTATAGTTACATCAAGGCATTGGCGGCTGATGGTTCGGGCGAGGTGATTTATAGTGTGCCGAACCAATTGACGGCAAGGCGTGTGAATTTGAGGTTGATGGTGAAATTTTGA
- the rpe gene encoding ribulose-phosphate 3-epimerase, which translates to MSKNQHLVAPSILAANFANLQADVAMVHESEADWFHIDIMDGQFVPNISFGFPIIQAMRTLTDKVFDVHLMIATPDDYLEDFQKAGADVLTVHYEACTHLHRTVQRIRELGMKAGVALNPHTPVSFLEDIIADIDLVCLMSVNPGFGGQKFISHTLHKVRQLKALIQRTHSKALIEIDGGVSLNNAAEILRAGVDVLVAGSSVFKSENPTKAVQQLKAVDVSVSVV; encoded by the coding sequence ATGAGTAAAAATCAACACTTAGTAGCACCTTCCATTTTGGCAGCCAATTTTGCCAATTTGCAAGCGGATGTAGCAATGGTACATGAGAGTGAAGCCGATTGGTTCCACATTGACATCATGGATGGGCAGTTTGTACCCAATATTTCCTTCGGTTTTCCCATTATCCAAGCCATGCGAACTTTGACAGACAAGGTATTTGATGTGCATTTGATGATTGCCACACCAGACGATTATTTGGAGGATTTCCAAAAAGCAGGAGCAGATGTATTGACGGTTCACTACGAAGCGTGTACGCATTTGCACCGTACCGTTCAGCGAATCAGAGAATTGGGGATGAAAGCTGGAGTAGCACTCAATCCGCATACGCCTGTCAGTTTTTTGGAGGATATTATCGCCGATATAGACTTGGTTTGTTTGATGTCGGTGAACCCTGGATTCGGTGGTCAGAAATTTATTTCCCATACTCTTCACAAAGTGCGACAACTCAAAGCACTGATTCAACGTACTCATTCTAAAGCCTTGATTGAAATAGATGGCGGAGTAAGCCTCAACAATGCTGCGGAAATTTTGCGGGCGGGAGTAGATGTACTTGTTGCAGGAAGCAGTGTTTTCAAGTCGGAGAACCCTACAAAAGCTGTCCAGCAATTGAAGGCGGTCGATGTGTCGGTTTCTGTTGTGTGA
- a CDS encoding alpha/beta hydrolase — translation MPKLPMFFKKRYLLLLLPIFWLLFAYSEILSMRKSKATKTAIFEAANITNFSFHNYSIDGRTMHYTQVGIDTAANVVVLVHGSPGSSDAYMDYLTDKTLSANALLIAVDRTGFGYSDFGNAEPSLEAQALHLKPILEKYSDRNLVLVGHSYGGPLIVRMVMDYGEWIDALVMVAPAISPDLEPKEWWRKPLDWWGVRSFLPPAMRVCNQEIIPLKEELKKMMPLWKQVCAPVTVLQGKEDELVAEGNADFAKQMLVNSCEVNIEMIPDFGHFILWSKMDLIKSAIKQYF, via the coding sequence TTGCCTAAACTCCCTATGTTCTTCAAAAAACGCTATTTATTGCTTCTATTGCCCATTTTCTGGTTGCTTTTTGCCTATTCCGAAATACTCTCTATGCGGAAATCAAAAGCAACAAAAACGGCTATTTTTGAAGCAGCGAACATCACCAATTTTTCTTTTCACAACTATTCGATTGATGGTCGAACGATGCATTATACACAAGTAGGCATAGATACGGCTGCAAATGTGGTTGTTTTGGTACATGGTTCGCCAGGTTCTTCTGATGCCTACATGGATTATCTGACCGATAAAACACTTTCTGCAAATGCTTTGCTCATTGCAGTAGATAGGACAGGATTTGGGTATTCCGATTTTGGCAATGCCGAGCCTTCATTAGAGGCACAGGCATTGCATTTGAAGCCCATTTTAGAAAAATACAGCGATAGAAATTTGGTTTTGGTGGGTCATTCTTATGGAGGGCCTTTGATTGTACGTATGGTGATGGATTACGGCGAATGGATAGATGCTTTGGTAATGGTTGCGCCTGCAATAAGTCCCGATTTGGAACCAAAAGAATGGTGGCGAAAACCTTTAGACTGGTGGGGTGTTCGGAGTTTTTTGCCTCCTGCTATGCGGGTTTGCAACCAAGAAATCATTCCATTGAAGGAAGAACTAAAAAAAATGATGCCTTTGTGGAAGCAGGTTTGTGCTCCTGTCACCGTATTGCAGGGCAAAGAGGATGAACTCGTTGCGGAAGGCAATGCAGATTTTGCCAAACAAATGTTGGTCAACAGTTGCGAAGTCAACATTGAAATGATTCCTGATTTTGGGCATTTTATTCTGTGGTCAAAAATGGATTTGATAAAATCGGCAATAAAACAGTATTTTTAA
- the gyrB gene encoding DNA topoisomerase (ATP-hydrolyzing) subunit B — protein sequence MSSTYTADSIQVLEGLEAVRKRPAMYIGDIGVKGLHHLVYEVVDNSIDEALAGYATEISVVIHEDNSITVKDDGRGIPVTIHEKEGRSALEVVMTVLHAGGKFDKGSYKVSGGLHGVGVSCVNALSSHVKVVVARDGKEYQQEYSIGAPLYPVKEIGETERTGTTTTFLPDDSIFTVSVFKYETLSNRLRELSYLNKGIKLIITDERERDEEGNFLTDTFLSEGGLVEFVTYLDSTRQPLIQPIHLEEEKDMVMVEVALQYNTGYNENVHSYVNNINTIEGGTHVSGFRRALTRTFKKYGDDNNLFSKSKITVSGDDFREGLTALISVKVPEPQFEGQTKTKLGNGEVMGIVDSAVSQALNNFLEENPREAKIVIEKVLLAASARHAARKARELVQRKSALTGSGLPGKLSDCSDSDPKNCEIYLVEGDSAGGTAKQGRDRSFQAILPLRGKILNVEKALDHKIFDNEEIRNIFQGLGVFHNDQKELVLDKLRYHKVIIMCDADVDGSHITTLILTFFFRQMKELVEQGYIYIAAPPLYLVKRGKKQQYCWTETQREIAVRELAGDGDPSKVHIQRYKGLGEMNAEQLWDTTMNPEFRTLRQVTIESAAQADYVFSMLMGGDVAPRREFIESHAKYAKIDI from the coding sequence ATGTCGTCAACTTATACTGCCGATAGTATTCAGGTATTAGAAGGATTAGAAGCCGTTCGGAAACGCCCTGCAATGTACATTGGAGACATAGGTGTAAAGGGATTGCATCACTTGGTATATGAGGTAGTGGATAACTCTATTGATGAAGCTTTGGCAGGATATGCTACCGAAATTTCTGTGGTTATCCACGAAGACAACTCCATTACGGTAAAGGATGATGGACGAGGAATTCCTGTCACAATTCACGAAAAAGAAGGTCGCTCTGCTTTGGAGGTTGTCATGACAGTACTTCATGCAGGAGGAAAATTTGACAAAGGTTCCTACAAAGTTTCGGGAGGTTTGCATGGTGTAGGTGTATCCTGTGTCAATGCGCTTTCTTCTCACGTCAAAGTAGTGGTGGCTCGTGATGGAAAAGAATACCAACAGGAATACAGCATTGGCGCGCCTTTGTATCCAGTGAAAGAAATTGGAGAAACAGAACGAACAGGTACGACTACTACCTTTCTGCCCGATGACAGCATTTTCACCGTTTCGGTTTTCAAATACGAAACCTTGTCCAATCGCTTGCGAGAACTCAGCTACTTGAATAAAGGGATAAAACTCATCATTACCGATGAAAGAGAAAGAGATGAAGAAGGTAATTTTTTAACAGATACTTTTCTTTCGGAAGGTGGTTTGGTAGAATTTGTGACCTACCTCGACTCTACCCGTCAGCCTCTTATCCAACCTATCCACTTGGAAGAGGAAAAAGATATGGTGATGGTAGAAGTCGCACTTCAATACAATACAGGCTACAACGAAAATGTGCACTCGTATGTAAACAACATCAATACCATTGAAGGAGGAACACACGTATCGGGTTTTCGTCGGGCATTGACCCGTACCTTCAAAAAATATGGTGATGATAACAATCTTTTTAGCAAATCAAAAATAACGGTCAGCGGTGATGATTTTAGAGAAGGATTGACCGCCTTGATTTCGGTAAAAGTGCCTGAACCTCAATTTGAAGGTCAAACCAAAACGAAGTTGGGGAACGGCGAAGTCATGGGTATAGTGGACAGCGCAGTAAGTCAAGCACTGAACAACTTTTTGGAGGAAAATCCAAGAGAGGCCAAAATCGTTATCGAAAAAGTGCTTTTGGCGGCTAGCGCTAGACATGCTGCCCGCAAGGCACGTGAATTGGTTCAGCGAAAGAGTGCTTTGACTGGTTCTGGGCTTCCTGGTAAACTTTCCGACTGCTCTGATAGCGACCCTAAAAACTGTGAGATTTACTTAGTCGAGGGAGATTCGGCTGGTGGTACGGCTAAACAAGGGCGTGACCGTAGCTTTCAAGCCATTTTGCCTTTGCGTGGTAAGATTCTAAATGTCGAAAAGGCCTTGGACCATAAAATCTTTGACAATGAAGAAATTCGCAATATCTTTCAAGGTCTGGGTGTCTTCCACAATGACCAAAAAGAATTGGTATTGGACAAATTGCGCTACCACAAGGTCATCATCATGTGTGATGCCGACGTAGATGGTAGCCACATTACGACTTTGATTCTCACCTTCTTTTTCCGTCAGATGAAGGAATTGGTCGAACAGGGATATATTTACATTGCTGCTCCACCACTTTATCTAGTCAAGCGTGGTAAAAAGCAACAATACTGCTGGACAGAAACCCAACGTGAGATAGCAGTGAGAGAATTGGCAGGCGATGGCGACCCAAGCAAGGTACACATTCAACGCTACAAAGGTTTGGGTGAGATGAATGCCGAGCAGCTTTGGGATACGACTATGAATCCTGAATTTAGAACACTCCGACAAGTGACCATCGAAAGTGCAGCACAGGCTGATTACGTATTCTCTATGCTAATGGGCGGCGATGTCGCTCCTCGTAGAGAGTTCATCGAAAGTCATGCAAAGTATGCGAAGATTGATATTTAG
- a CDS encoding DNA methyltransferase, which produces MPLSWNEIKSRAILFSKEWEGESRERAEKDSFWNDFFNVFGISRKRVASFEKAVKKLGNKQGYIDLFWKGTLLIEHKSRGKDLDKAFEQALDYFPGLKEHELPKYILVSDFYDFQLYDLEENTEQHFTLPEFLQHIHLFGFIAGYEKRTYKEEDPVNINAAELMGKLHDSLKEVGYTGHALEVYLVRMLFCLFADDTGIFERGIFQEYLDNQTKEDGSDLAMHLGQLFQVLNTSRNNRLRNLDESLQEFPYVNGHLFAEQLPFAAFDSQMRTMLLEACALDWGKISPAIFGSMFQAAMNPKERRNLGAHYTSEKNIQKLIQPLFLDELQEEFEKAKGNKRKLQNLQKKLASLKFLDPACGCGNFLIVTYRELRELELKILKLLYQNQQVIDIGAIVNVDVDQFYGIEYDEFPARIAEVAMWLMDHQMNTKVSEAFGQYFVRLPLKKSATIVHGNALRLEWETIVPKEELSYILGNPPFLGKKEQSSEQKEEMRSVFNKMKGANNLDYVSAWYLKASQFIQNKQIKVGFVSTNSITQGEQVGILWNELLNKYRIDIFFAHRTFRWDNEAKGKAAVHVIIIGFASFPSSSKVIFDYQDVKGEPNEIKAKNINPYLVDSNNTLILARTKPIGTNQGLTYGSFALDDGNYTISKTEYEEILQQEPESKIFFKPFIGGRELISNITRYCVWIDKSNIQAIRKSKIISEKVKKVKTWRSNSGRTNTKKMADFPTLFAEIRQPKNNYIAIPTVSSERRKYIPIAYLNKEIIASNQLYIIPEGTVFHFGILTSEMHMAWVKHTCGRLKSDYRYSKDIVYNNYPFPKNISDKNKTQVEKAAQKVLDVRAKYPDSSLADLYDPLTMPPDLVKAHQQLDKAVDLCYRPQAFVNERNRIEFLFELYEEYVKALK; this is translated from the coding sequence ATGCCTCTTAGTTGGAACGAAATCAAAAGCAGAGCCATTCTATTCTCCAAAGAGTGGGAAGGCGAAAGCCGAGAAAGAGCAGAGAAGGATTCCTTTTGGAACGACTTCTTCAATGTCTTCGGCATCAGCCGCAAAAGGGTCGCTTCTTTTGAGAAAGCGGTCAAAAAACTCGGCAACAAACAAGGTTACATAGATTTGTTTTGGAAAGGTACGCTTCTAATCGAACACAAATCCAGAGGCAAAGACCTCGACAAGGCGTTTGAACAGGCTTTGGACTATTTCCCCGGACTGAAAGAACACGAACTGCCCAAATACATTTTGGTGTCCGATTTTTACGACTTCCAACTCTACGACTTGGAGGAAAATACCGAACAGCACTTCACCCTACCCGAATTTCTCCAACACATTCACCTCTTTGGCTTTATTGCGGGCTACGAAAAACGAACCTACAAGGAGGAAGACCCTGTGAACATCAATGCTGCTGAATTGATGGGCAAACTTCACGACAGCCTAAAGGAAGTCGGCTATACGGGTCATGCTTTGGAGGTCTATTTGGTGCGGATGCTGTTTTGTTTGTTTGCAGACGATACGGGGATTTTTGAGCGAGGAATTTTTCAGGAATACCTTGACAATCAAACCAAAGAAGATGGCAGCGACTTGGCTATGCACTTGGGGCAACTGTTTCAGGTCTTGAATACATCCAGAAACAATCGACTCAGAAATTTGGACGAAAGCCTGCAAGAATTTCCTTATGTGAATGGACATTTGTTTGCCGAACAATTGCCTTTTGCGGCTTTTGACAGCCAAATGCGGACAATGCTTTTAGAAGCCTGCGCTTTGGATTGGGGCAAAATTTCACCCGCCATTTTTGGTTCGATGTTTCAGGCGGCAATGAATCCCAAAGAACGCCGCAATTTGGGGGCACATTATACTTCTGAAAAGAACATTCAAAAGTTGATTCAACCCTTGTTTTTGGATGAACTGCAAGAGGAGTTTGAAAAGGCGAAGGGCAACAAACGCAAGCTGCAAAACCTGCAAAAAAAACTGGCTTCACTCAAATTTTTAGACCCTGCTTGTGGCTGCGGCAATTTCTTGATTGTCACCTATCGTGAGCTACGAGAATTGGAATTGAAGATATTGAAGCTGCTCTACCAAAACCAACAGGTGATTGATATTGGTGCGATTGTGAACGTGGATGTCGACCAGTTTTACGGCATCGAATACGATGAGTTTCCCGCCCGAATTGCGGAGGTCGCTATGTGGCTGATGGACCATCAAATGAATACAAAAGTGTCGGAGGCTTTTGGGCAGTATTTTGTGCGCTTGCCCTTGAAAAAATCGGCTACAATCGTGCATGGCAATGCGCTGCGATTGGAGTGGGAAACGATTGTGCCGAAAGAGGAATTGAGCTATATTTTGGGGAATCCGCCGTTTTTAGGCAAAAAGGAACAGTCTTCTGAACAAAAGGAGGAAATGAGAAGTGTCTTCAATAAAATGAAAGGGGCTAATAACTTGGATTATGTATCCGCTTGGTATTTGAAAGCTAGTCAATTCATTCAAAATAAGCAAATTAAAGTTGGGTTTGTTTCTACTAATTCAATCACACAAGGCGAACAAGTGGGTATTTTATGGAATGAACTACTCAATAAATACAGAATTGATATTTTCTTTGCTCATAGAACGTTTAGATGGGATAATGAGGCAAAAGGAAAAGCTGCTGTTCATGTTATTATCATTGGTTTTGCGAGTTTTCCATCTTCTTCTAAAGTAATATTTGATTACCAAGATGTAAAAGGTGAGCCAAATGAAATAAAAGCCAAAAACATTAATCCTTATTTAGTCGATTCAAATAACACACTCATACTGGCAAGAACAAAACCTATAGGTACAAATCAAGGGTTGACTTATGGAAGTTTTGCTTTAGATGATGGTAATTACACAATAAGTAAAACCGAGTATGAGGAAATATTGCAGCAGGAACCTGAATCTAAAATATTTTTCAAACCTTTTATTGGAGGTAGGGAGCTAATCAGCAACATTACAAGGTATTGTGTTTGGATTGATAAGAGCAATATACAAGCAATTAGAAAGTCGAAAATAATATCTGAAAAGGTAAAAAAAGTAAAAACTTGGCGGTCAAATAGCGGTAGAACAAATACAAAAAAGATGGCGGATTTTCCAACCTTGTTTGCAGAAATCAGACAGCCTAAAAACAACTACATTGCTATCCCAACAGTTTCATCCGAAAGAAGAAAATACATTCCTATCGCCTACTTGAACAAAGAAATAATTGCATCTAACCAATTGTATATCATTCCAGAAGGAACAGTTTTTCATTTTGGAATTTTAACTTCTGAAATGCACATGGCTTGGGTGAAACATACCTGTGGTCGGTTAAAAAGTGACTATCGTTATTCCAAAGATATAGTTTACAACAACTACCCCTTCCCCAAAAACATTTCTGACAAAAACAAAACACAGGTCGAAAAAGCCGCCCAAAAAGTCTTGGATGTGCGGGCAAAATACCCCGATAGCAGTTTGGCGGATTTGTACGATCCTTTGACAATGCCGCCCGATTTGGTCAAAGCGCATCAACAATTGGACAAGGCAGTAGATTTGTGTTACCGTCCACAAGCTTTTGTGAATGAACGGAATAGGATAGAGTTTTTGTTTGAGTTGTATGAGGAGTATGTGAAAGCATTGAAGTGA